One Luteimonas sp. MC1825 DNA segment encodes these proteins:
- a CDS encoding ectonucleotide pyrophosphatase/phosphodiesterase, which produces MHAATRTASLFAALAFALLASACSTPTALQPVVDAGGTAPATASDTLLLISIDGLHPDRINADDSPNLVRLAANGVQARWMTPSYPSLTFPNHYTIATGLRPDRHGIVHNSMHDAELGTFRLSDRDAVGTSGWWGGEPIWVGAENAGLRTATMFWPGSEAEVAGVRPTRWHVYDESASAAQRAATVAGWLLEPDATRPRLATLYFHDVDTAAHTYGPGSAEARAALVGVDAAFGSLLDALQREGRLEHTNIVLVSDHGMAEVPPGHQLSIDDLVTMEQARVVSIGQVLQVQPNAGHESEVATRLLGQHAHHECWRREDLPARWHYGTHPRVPAIVCQMDEGWDAVLPRIIEARAQGGMRGSHGYDPALPSMRAVFIASGPAFRRGAVIDAIDNVDVYPLLARLLGIAPADNDGDPEALLPALVPAVARP; this is translated from the coding sequence ATGCATGCAGCCACAAGAACCGCCTCCCTGTTTGCCGCACTCGCCTTCGCTCTGCTGGCATCCGCCTGCTCGACGCCGACGGCGCTGCAGCCTGTCGTCGATGCCGGGGGGACTGCCCCCGCAACTGCGTCCGATACGCTGCTGCTGATCTCCATCGACGGCCTGCACCCGGACCGCATCAACGCAGACGACTCGCCGAATCTCGTCCGCCTCGCCGCCAACGGCGTGCAGGCGCGCTGGATGACGCCCTCCTACCCGTCGCTCACCTTCCCCAACCACTACACCATCGCCACCGGGCTGCGGCCCGACCGCCACGGCATCGTCCACAACTCCATGCACGACGCGGAACTCGGCACGTTCCGCCTGTCCGACCGCGACGCGGTGGGCACCAGCGGCTGGTGGGGCGGCGAGCCGATCTGGGTAGGCGCCGAAAACGCCGGCCTGCGCACCGCCACCATGTTCTGGCCGGGCTCCGAGGCCGAGGTGGCCGGCGTGCGGCCCACGCGCTGGCATGTGTATGACGAATCCGCATCCGCCGCCCAGCGCGCGGCCACCGTAGCCGGCTGGCTGCTGGAGCCGGACGCCACGCGCCCGCGCCTGGCCACGCTGTACTTCCACGATGTCGACACCGCGGCCCACACCTACGGCCCGGGCTCGGCGGAGGCGCGCGCGGCGCTCGTGGGCGTCGACGCCGCGTTCGGCAGCCTGCTGGACGCGTTGCAGCGCGAGGGGCGCCTGGAGCACACCAACATCGTGCTGGTCTCCGACCACGGCATGGCCGAGGTGCCGCCCGGCCACCAGCTGTCCATCGACGACCTGGTGACCATGGAGCAGGCGCGCGTGGTGAGCATCGGCCAGGTACTCCAGGTGCAACCGAACGCGGGCCATGAATCCGAAGTGGCCACGCGCCTGCTGGGGCAGCATGCGCACCACGAATGCTGGCGCCGCGAGGACCTGCCGGCACGCTGGCACTACGGCACGCACCCGCGCGTGCCGGCGATCGTCTGCCAGATGGACGAGGGCTGGGACGCGGTGCTGCCGCGGATTATTGAAGCCCGTGCACAGGGCGGCATGCGCGGCTCGCACGGCTACGACCCGGCGCTGCCGTCGATGCGCGCGGTGTTCATCGCCAGCGGCCCGGCGTTCCGCCGTGGCGCGGTCATCGATGCGATCGACAACGTCGACGTGTATCCGTTGCTGGCGCGGCTCCTGGGCATCGCGCCCGCCGACAACGACGGCGATCCCGAGGCGCTGCTGCCGGCGCTGGTGCCAGCCGTCGCAAGGCCCTGA
- a CDS encoding type IV secretion system protein has protein sequence MFGRKLASPAIEEAIAKATDYEITIVDLARRSERRAWLVALVAAVTALLLGAGYFRILPLKERVPFLVMADAYSGNATIARLDEDFRHRALTASEAINRANVARFVGLRESYDVAMMNLRDWRAVHAMTVPEVGREYAALHAANNPRSPFNTLGRMRAIRVRILSIQLLDGPDGQPGGATVRFQRSVYEKSSGATRPLDSRIATLGFTYNLALKMDEPDRLENPLGFQVTSYRADNDYAALPPAESEAADAALEPVSDDAVADNSDPQAAPGEQREAGP, from the coding sequence ATGTTCGGAAGGAAACTGGCGTCGCCGGCGATCGAGGAAGCGATCGCCAAGGCGACAGACTACGAAATCACCATCGTCGACCTCGCGCGTCGCAGCGAACGCCGCGCGTGGCTGGTCGCGCTCGTCGCCGCGGTGACCGCGCTCCTGCTGGGCGCCGGCTACTTCCGCATCCTGCCCTTGAAGGAACGCGTGCCGTTCCTGGTGATGGCCGATGCCTACAGTGGCAATGCCACCATCGCCCGCCTCGATGAAGACTTCCGTCATCGCGCGCTGACCGCCAGCGAAGCCATCAACCGCGCGAACGTCGCGCGCTTCGTGGGGCTGCGTGAATCCTATGACGTCGCGATGATGAACCTGCGCGACTGGCGCGCGGTGCATGCGATGACGGTGCCGGAGGTCGGACGCGAGTACGCGGCGCTCCACGCCGCCAACAATCCCCGCAGCCCGTTCAACACGCTTGGACGGATGCGCGCGATCCGTGTGCGCATCCTCAGCATCCAGCTTCTCGATGGGCCAGACGGACAGCCCGGCGGGGCCACGGTGCGCTTCCAGCGCAGCGTCTACGAAAAATCATCCGGTGCGACCCGTCCATTGGACAGCCGCATTGCAACGCTCGGCTTCACATACAACCTGGCCCTGAAGATGGATGAGCCTGATCGCCTCGAAAACCCGCTTGGATTCCAGGTGACGAGTTACCGGGCCGACAACGACTACGCCGCGTTGCCGCCCGCTGAATCGGAGGCGGCGGACGCAGCGCTCGAGCCCGTGTCCGATGACGCGGTGGCGGACAACAGCGATCCCCAGGCCGCGCCGGGCGAACAACGGGAGGCTGGCCCGTGA
- a CDS encoding TrbG/VirB9 family P-type conjugative transfer protein — protein MSLACWLVAGPVHAQQVDVYEYEPDQVYPVHTALGIATQIELDPAEEILDYSTGFSSGWDLTRRGTVFYLRPRDADVDTNMLVRTQSHAYIFELKVVASDWTSLEQARRAGVQYKIAFRYPPDESFKAPAEESPTAGLSITLDRTRQYNYDYDYAVRRGQAWLVPANVYDDGSFTYVRMGDQARLPTGGFPVVFGREREDGEDFVVNTTVEGSTVVVHGTYPYLVVRHGRNVVGLRRNPR, from the coding sequence ATGTCACTGGCCTGCTGGCTTGTCGCGGGACCCGTGCACGCCCAGCAAGTCGACGTCTACGAGTACGAGCCAGACCAGGTCTACCCGGTGCATACCGCACTCGGCATCGCCACCCAGATCGAGCTCGATCCCGCCGAGGAGATCCTCGACTACAGCACCGGCTTCAGCAGCGGCTGGGACCTGACCCGGCGCGGTACCGTGTTCTATCTCCGGCCGCGGGATGCCGACGTCGACACCAACATGCTGGTGCGCACGCAGTCGCACGCCTACATTTTCGAGCTCAAGGTCGTGGCAAGTGACTGGACCTCCCTCGAGCAGGCACGGCGTGCTGGCGTGCAGTACAAGATCGCGTTCCGTTACCCGCCCGACGAAAGCTTCAAGGCGCCCGCCGAGGAATCGCCTACCGCGGGCCTGAGCATTACTCTCGACAGGACGCGGCAGTACAACTACGACTACGACTATGCCGTGCGGCGCGGGCAGGCGTGGCTGGTGCCCGCCAATGTGTACGACGACGGCAGCTTCACCTACGTGCGAATGGGCGATCAGGCGAGGTTGCCAACCGGGGGTTTCCCGGTGGTGTTCGGCCGCGAGCGCGAGGATGGTGAGGACTTCGTCGTCAATACGACCGTCGAAGGCAGCACGGTGGTGGTGCATGGCACCTATCCGTATCTCGTGGTCCGCCACGGGCGCAACGTCGTCGGCCTGAGGAGGAACCCCCGATGA
- a CDS encoding TrbI/VirB10 family protein, with the protein MSERDIRSPDGRAGHYAARQASPDLDASAPVLRTEDMRRLNRKALVFLAGIVLLLVLAVVWTLRAVSGEAATPAGPREQALVIPELPRTAAPREPNVETIPPMPAMPIPVMPSTGQQAAPALPTFAIPRAPAGPSLRERRMQSGDGDRLPKGPDAYMQAMLAGLPAAESAQVEAEPTTTSRARHITRPDALLVRGTYIRCVLETRIITDIPGFTSCVVTEPVYSINGRQLLLPRGSKVLGRYDTEPTGPRVAVVWDRISTPGGLDVAMASPGVDNLGGAGHPGDYSAHWGSRVASALLISLLSDAFKYAAAEEGPTSSTIGPAGVVVQSPYESATGRTMERLANQALDSRRPPTVTIQHGTVVNVYVARDVDFSAVVAKL; encoded by the coding sequence ATGAGCGAGCGTGACATCCGGTCGCCGGACGGCCGCGCCGGCCACTATGCGGCGCGCCAGGCAAGCCCCGACCTGGACGCCTCCGCGCCAGTCCTGCGCACCGAGGACATGCGCCGCCTGAATCGCAAGGCGCTGGTGTTCCTGGCCGGGATCGTGCTGCTGCTGGTGCTTGCCGTCGTATGGACGCTGCGCGCCGTGAGTGGCGAAGCGGCCACGCCTGCCGGACCGCGTGAGCAGGCACTCGTCATTCCCGAACTGCCACGGACGGCAGCACCACGCGAGCCGAACGTCGAGACGATACCGCCAATGCCCGCCATGCCGATCCCGGTGATGCCCAGCACTGGCCAGCAAGCGGCGCCGGCATTGCCCACCTTCGCCATCCCCCGTGCTCCCGCAGGTCCGTCGCTGCGCGAACGGAGGATGCAGTCGGGCGATGGCGACAGGCTGCCGAAGGGACCGGACGCATACATGCAGGCCATGCTCGCCGGCCTTCCAGCGGCAGAGTCCGCCCAGGTCGAGGCTGAGCCGACCACCACCTCGCGTGCGCGACACATCACGCGGCCGGACGCGCTGCTGGTCCGTGGCACCTACATCCGCTGCGTGCTTGAGACGCGCATCATCACTGACATCCCCGGATTCACCTCCTGCGTTGTCACCGAACCTGTGTATTCGATCAACGGCCGGCAACTGCTGCTGCCACGCGGTTCAAAGGTGCTTGGGCGCTACGACACGGAGCCGACGGGTCCGCGCGTGGCAGTCGTCTGGGACCGCATCTCGACGCCTGGCGGGCTGGACGTCGCGATGGCGAGTCCTGGCGTCGACAACCTCGGCGGGGCCGGGCATCCGGGCGATTACAGCGCGCATTGGGGCAGCCGGGTCGCCTCGGCGCTCCTGATCAGCCTGCTGAGTGACGCCTTCAAATACGCGGCTGCAGAGGAAGGGCCGACATCGTCGACCATCGGCCCGGCAGGCGTGGTTGTCCAGTCGCCTTACGAGAGCGCGACCGGAAGGACCATGGAGCGACTCGCAAACCAGGCACTGGACAGCCGCAGGCCGCCGACGGTGACGATCCAGCATGGCACCGTGGTGAACGTGTACGTCGCCCGCGACGTCGATTTCTCCGCCGTGGTGGCGAAGCTGTGA